Proteins encoded within one genomic window of Triticum aestivum cultivar Chinese Spring chromosome 2D, IWGSC CS RefSeq v2.1, whole genome shotgun sequence:
- the LOC123054221 gene encoding uncharacterized protein produces MEGEANGESGESGNCIGHGADIQRRKHQETKSEIEVANKRGQVAALISASVDTKLEMGETEGMKENMLSEIQHEGTKSGTQSATEMVRAEICSLLSRISKKVTELKAEQKLRISDYSSDEVHIHMDNMYSEVTNLLQMMEKVQNSEIPGKEQVSENIGVERIQIRTEDKGGSATKKQGLTYYEYGLNAIFNGLDQLCTRLDQMGHLSYNSQLFSELFKESVNMTKIRLRARIKLDEVDETTPIISDDTLEAANGKCEVSPKISTSTEIKLEIEETKEMGVKAKEKLRKAMMHNKQDEEFFDEYRRGWVSNWSRLYGTFTETTSLSPMHFTHSTPGNTPSAAFVASTLQIYSIQVKEIEDVPGLKWPMEVYGVIAARDDVDHNRNILFSRRRNNCQILNQEDPFLHLTGPSRAIVCEEPVHVEIKLKVKAGTESEDIALMTRVWYYSGKVSCTLYTPVVGGLCTMVLSSEELHESVQATIVGIRLRVPEETPSLFKNGGRVVCFSLPRKGRPRKGRLPNSTHPLFRQVVLQDGAMTSCSKGYLNLSRHVVSVKLCGTLEVVIHANSQSGAIKGEVSIKAQKCNITQDVCHLGDSELEITVAWSRLVQDKLWISMEGSEEV; encoded by the exons ATGGAAGGGGAGGCGAACGGCGAGAGTGGTGAATCTGGAAACTGCATCGGCCATGGTGCTGACATCCAGAGGAGGAAGCATCAGGAGACAAAATCGGAGATTGAAGTAGCCAACAAGAGAGGTCAGGTTGCGGCATTGATTTCCGCTTCTGTTGACACAAAATTGGAGATGGGGGAAACTGAGGGGATGAAGGAGAACATGCTGTCGGAGATCCAGCACGAGGGGACAAAATCGGGGACTCAGTCGGCCACGGAGATGGTCAGGGCTGAGATCTGCTCCTTACTCAGTCGTATCTCCAAGAAGGTCACGGAGCTGAAAGCCGAGCAGAAGCTGAGGATTAGCGACTATAGCAGTGACGAGGTCCATATCCACATGGATAACATGTACAGCGAGGTGACAAATTTGCTGCAGATGATGGAGAAGGTGCAGAACAGCGAGATTCCCGGCAAAGAGCAAGTCTCGGAGAACATCGGTGTGGAAAGGATTCAGATTAGGACTGAAGACAAGGGTGGATCAGCAACCAAGAAGCAGGGGCTGACCTACTATGAATATGGACTGAATGCAATCTTCAACGGGTTGGATCAGCTTTGCACCCGGTTGGATCAGATGGGACATCTTAGTTACAATTCTCAATTGTTCTCCGAGCTGTTCAAGGAGTCGGTCAACATGACCAAAATCAGGTTAAGAGCCAGAATCAAATTGGATGAGGTGGATGAGACGACACCAATAATTTCCGATGATACTCTGGAGGCAGCCAACGGGAAGTGCGAGGTGTCGCCGAAGATTTCCACTTCCACAGAGATAAAATTGGAGATAGAGGAAACCAAGGAGATGGGAGTTAAAGCAAAAGAGAAGCTCAGGAAGGCCATGATGCACAATAAACAGGATGAGGAGTTCTTTGATGAGTACCGTCGTGGCTGGGTATCGAATTGGTCCAGATTATATGGTACCTTCACAGAGACGA CTTCATTGAGTCCTATGCACTTTACACACAGTACACCAGGAAACACCCCATCTGCGGCTTTTGTTGCTAGCACTCTGCAGATTTACTCCATCCAAGTTAAAGAAATAGAAGATGTTCCAGGCTTGAAGTGGCCGATGGAAGTGTACGGCGTGATAGCTGCAAGAGACGATGTGGATCACAATCGCAACATACTCTTTTCCCGTCGAAGGAATAACTGCCAAATACTCAATCAAGAG GATCCTTTTTTGCACTTGACTGGCCCGTCTCGTGCAATTGTATGTGAGGAACCTGTTCATGTGGAAATCAAGCTCAAAGTGAAGGCTGGAACAGAGTCTGAAGATATTGCGTTGATGACTCGTGTCTGGTATTACAGCGGTAAAGTGTCATGTACTCTATATACCCCTGTTGTCGGAGGCTTATGCACAATGGTGTTAAGCTCAGAGGAACTTCATGAATCAGTCCAGGCTACTATCGTGGGTATCCGTCTCCGTGTTCCTGAAGAGACACCAAGTCTTTTCAAAAACGGTGGCAGAGTTGTTTGCTTCTCTCTGCCTCGGAAAGGCAGGCCTCGGAAAGGCAGGTTGCCTAACAGTACTCACCCTTTATTTCGGCAAGTTGTGCTTCAAGATGGAGCAATGACTAGTTGTTCAAAGGGTTACCTTAATCTGTCAAGGCATGTTGTCTCTGTAAAATTATGTGGAACGCTTGAAGTTGTCATACATGCTAACTCGCAGTCTGGGGCTATCAAAGGTGAAGTATCCATCAAGGCCCAGAAATGCAATATAACTCAGGATGTGTGTCACCTTGGCGACTCTGAGCTGGAAATCACAGTTGCTTGGTCCCGTCTAGTTCAAGACAAGCTGTGGATCTCAATGGAGGGAAGTGAGGAAGTTTGA